The Saccharothrix variisporea genome has a segment encoding these proteins:
- a CDS encoding ABC transporter permease codes for MSVSFSPNTSRSLWSAIRSVLRHDRWALAGAVTIVLLAVLAIGADLWTAIEGQDPYAYRSEALDKDTGGPAGVLGGVSADHWFGVEPLTGRDLFAVVAHGARTSFLIGLAATALSVLVGVVLGAAAGYLGGVLDRVVTWTADVLLGFPYLVFMIALAAVVPPGIPRPVLLIVVIGFFGWPSIARIVRSQTLTLRARGFVSAARSLGAGPVHVFRHELLPNLWGPIIVVATLSIPGKIGLEAALSFLGLGIPPPTPSWGRTISLAIDWVGSDPMFLVFPGTALFLATWAFNVLGDGLRDALDPRTAVRS; via the coding sequence GTGTCCGTTTCCTTCTCCCCCAACACATCGCGGTCGCTGTGGTCGGCCATCCGGTCGGTGCTGCGGCACGACCGGTGGGCGCTGGCGGGCGCGGTGACGATCGTGCTGTTGGCGGTGCTGGCCATCGGTGCCGACCTGTGGACCGCGATCGAGGGCCAGGACCCCTACGCCTACCGCTCCGAAGCGCTGGACAAGGACACCGGCGGGCCCGCGGGCGTGCTGGGCGGGGTGAGCGCGGACCACTGGTTCGGCGTCGAGCCGCTCACCGGCCGGGACCTGTTCGCCGTCGTGGCGCACGGCGCGCGCACGTCCTTCCTGATCGGGCTCGCCGCCACGGCGCTGTCGGTGCTGGTCGGCGTGGTGCTGGGCGCGGCGGCCGGGTACCTCGGCGGGGTGCTGGACCGGGTGGTGACGTGGACCGCGGACGTGCTGCTCGGGTTCCCCTACCTGGTGTTCATGATCGCGCTGGCCGCCGTCGTGCCGCCGGGGATCCCCCGGCCCGTGCTGCTGATCGTGGTGATCGGGTTCTTCGGCTGGCCGTCGATCGCGCGGATCGTCCGCTCGCAGACGTTGACGTTGCGCGCCAGGGGTTTCGTGTCCGCCGCCCGCTCGCTGGGCGCGGGACCGGTGCACGTGTTCCGCCACGAGCTGCTGCCCAACCTGTGGGGGCCGATCATCGTGGTGGCCACGCTGTCCATCCCGGGCAAGATCGGCCTCGAGGCGGCGCTGTCGTTCCTGGGGCTGGGCATCCCGCCGCCGACGCCGAGCTGGGGCCGCACCATCAGCCTCGCCATCGACTGGGTGGGCTCGGACCCGATGTTCCTGGTGTTCCCCGGTACCGCGTTGTTCCTGGCCACCTGGGCGTTCAACGTCCTGGGCGACGGGCTGCGCGACGCGCTCGACCCGCGGACGGCGGTGCGGTCCTGA
- a CDS encoding PGPGW domain-containing protein: protein MPDNPVTRKGVVGLGTVKRVTMTVVGAVVLLVGIALLVLPGPGLLLVLAGLLILAAEFPALERYVDPVRDRAMKTAEESVSSPLRIAATVLGGAVLVGIGVFWGLNKDLPLGGWSTGSSLILSGLIIWGLVVWSYLRLKRSRASRGA from the coding sequence ATGCCGGACAATCCGGTCACGAGGAAGGGAGTGGTCGGGTTGGGCACCGTCAAGCGGGTCACGATGACGGTCGTCGGCGCGGTGGTCCTGCTCGTCGGGATCGCGCTGCTGGTCCTGCCCGGTCCCGGGCTGCTGCTGGTGCTCGCCGGGCTGCTGATCCTCGCCGCCGAGTTCCCCGCGCTGGAGCGTTACGTGGACCCGGTGCGCGACCGCGCGATGAAGACCGCCGAGGAGAGCGTGTCCTCGCCGCTGCGCATCGCGGCCACCGTGCTGGGCGGCGCGGTGCTGGTGGGGATCGGCGTGTTCTGGGGGTTGAACAAGGACCTGCCGCTGGGCGGGTGGAGCACCGGGTCCAGCCTGATCCTGTCCGGGCTGATCATCTGGGGGCTGGTGGTCTGGAGCTACCTGCGCCTCAAGCGGTCTAGAGCCAGTCGCGGCGCTTGA
- a CDS encoding ABC transporter permease — protein sequence MRTAKFVGVRLAGAVVVLFLVALSTYAVFYLVPADPALQACGRPCTEQNLALAREFMGFGDPWYQQFLDFAGGIVTGRTFGSGPTAITCDAPCFGYSFQQNTDVITLIGERLPVTFSLAIGAAVLWLATGVGAGVLAAVRRGTGWDRAALAASVAGVSAPVYLVGLLGILLFGFTLDVVPVGGYVEFTTSPVDWAWRLVLPWSVLAFSHAAVYTRLTRAQMLDTLNEDYIRTARSKGLTERKVVGKHALRNVLLPVVTVFGVDLGSLLGGAVITERVFGLPGLGALLIDAVGQRDLPLLLGCTLFAAFLIVTANVVVDLCYGALDPRARLS from the coding sequence ATGCGCACCGCGAAGTTCGTCGGCGTGCGCCTGGCCGGGGCCGTGGTCGTGCTGTTCCTGGTGGCGCTGAGCACCTACGCCGTGTTCTACCTGGTGCCCGCCGACCCCGCGCTCCAGGCGTGCGGAAGGCCGTGCACCGAGCAGAACCTGGCGCTGGCACGGGAGTTCATGGGCTTCGGCGACCCGTGGTACCAGCAGTTCCTGGACTTCGCCGGCGGCATCGTCACCGGTCGCACGTTCGGCTCCGGGCCGACCGCGATCACCTGCGACGCGCCCTGCTTCGGCTACTCGTTCCAGCAGAACACCGACGTCATCACGCTCATCGGCGAACGGTTGCCGGTGACGTTCTCGCTCGCCATCGGCGCGGCCGTGCTGTGGCTGGCGACCGGGGTCGGCGCGGGTGTGCTGGCGGCGGTGCGGCGCGGCACGGGGTGGGACCGGGCGGCGCTGGCAGCGTCGGTGGCGGGCGTGTCCGCGCCGGTGTACCTGGTCGGGCTGCTGGGCATCCTGCTGTTCGGCTTCACCCTCGACGTGGTGCCGGTCGGCGGGTACGTCGAGTTCACCACCAGCCCCGTCGACTGGGCGTGGCGGCTGGTCCTGCCGTGGTCGGTGCTGGCCTTCTCGCACGCCGCCGTCTACACGCGCCTGACCCGCGCCCAGATGCTCGACACGTTGAACGAGGACTACATCCGCACCGCGCGGTCGAAGGGCCTGACCGAGCGCAAGGTGGTCGGGAAACACGCGCTGCGCAACGTGCTGCTGCCCGTCGTCACCGTCTTCGGCGTGGACCTGGGCAGCCTGCTGGGCGGCGCGGTGATCACCGAGCGCGTGTTCGGCCTGCCCGGCCTGGGCGCGCTGCTTATCGACGCGGTCGGCCAGCGCGATTTGCCGCTGCTGCTGGGCTGCACGCTCTTCGCCGCCTTCCTCATCGTCACGGCCAACGTCGTGGTGGACCTCTGCTACGGCGCGCTCGACCCCCGAGCCCGCCTGTCTTAA
- a CDS encoding ABC transporter substrate-binding protein, giving the protein MTRRRLAVAVLTSALALSACGANDKPQTTADTAATRGGTLRILSDGQTVNFDPAKSSNLAITSLALVHRRLTAWHNKPGEQAKVVPDLADTGKTSDGGKTWTFTLQEGLKFSDGTPITSADVKWGIQRSFAPAFSGGLGYHKQLIEGGDTYRGPFEGAELKGIETPDERTIKFTLVRPYGDWPWVASTPAFAPVPKGKGAEADYAEHPVASGPYQLAEYQKGVKVRLTRNPNWDQVKDQVRAALPDEVVWQLGQDASVISQRLVADAGDDKTAFGSSFVSAAQLAQLANNASAKERVVTSKSGALAYLALNTEKAPLNNPKVREAFQYAVDKAAFQIASAGTPALAGDVATTLITEGIAGREKFDLYPAQPSGDPEKAKKLLAEAGFPGGLSGLDFVVSKSNNGAEKAQAIQAGLARAGIQTTIRTLDGDAYTEETSGSATAAFDLTLASWQPDFPSANANIQPLFQSTEIGGGGYNLSRYRNAEVDRLIGEAQATVDPAEAGKKWAALDRKILQDSPVVPLIYTRNSFLRGSKVANLFIADFPAYPNYLQVGLSK; this is encoded by the coding sequence ATGACCAGACGCCGCTTGGCCGTCGCGGTACTGACCAGCGCGCTGGCCCTGTCCGCGTGCGGCGCCAACGACAAGCCGCAGACCACCGCTGACACCGCCGCCACCCGCGGTGGCACGCTGCGCATCCTGTCCGACGGGCAGACGGTGAACTTCGACCCCGCCAAGAGCTCCAACCTGGCGATCACGTCGTTGGCGCTGGTGCACCGCAGGCTCACCGCGTGGCACAACAAGCCGGGCGAGCAGGCCAAGGTCGTGCCCGACCTCGCCGACACCGGCAAGACCAGCGACGGCGGCAAGACGTGGACGTTCACCCTCCAGGAGGGCCTGAAGTTCAGCGACGGCACGCCCATCACGTCCGCGGACGTCAAGTGGGGCATCCAGCGGTCCTTCGCGCCCGCGTTCTCCGGCGGTCTGGGCTACCACAAGCAGCTCATCGAGGGCGGTGACACCTACCGCGGCCCGTTCGAGGGCGCGGAGCTGAAGGGCATCGAGACCCCGGACGAGCGCACGATCAAGTTCACCCTGGTCCGCCCGTACGGCGACTGGCCGTGGGTGGCCAGCACGCCGGCGTTCGCGCCGGTGCCGAAGGGGAAGGGCGCCGAGGCCGACTACGCCGAGCACCCGGTGGCGTCCGGCCCGTACCAGCTCGCCGAGTACCAGAAGGGCGTGAAGGTCCGGCTGACCCGCAACCCGAACTGGGACCAGGTCAAGGACCAGGTGCGCGCGGCACTGCCGGACGAGGTCGTGTGGCAGCTCGGCCAGGACGCCTCGGTCATCTCGCAGCGCCTGGTCGCGGACGCCGGCGACGACAAGACGGCGTTCGGCTCGTCGTTCGTGTCGGCGGCGCAGTTGGCGCAGCTGGCCAACAACGCCTCCGCCAAGGAACGGGTCGTCACGTCGAAGTCCGGCGCGTTGGCGTACTTGGCGTTGAACACCGAGAAGGCGCCGCTGAACAACCCGAAGGTGCGCGAGGCGTTCCAGTACGCGGTGGACAAGGCGGCGTTCCAGATCGCGTCGGCGGGCACACCCGCGCTGGCCGGTGACGTGGCCACGACCCTGATCACCGAGGGCATCGCCGGCCGCGAGAAGTTCGACCTGTACCCGGCGCAGCCCTCCGGTGACCCGGAGAAGGCGAAGAAGTTGTTGGCCGAGGCCGGTTTCCCCGGTGGACTGTCCGGTTTGGACTTCGTGGTGTCCAAGTCCAACAACGGCGCCGAGAAGGCGCAGGCCATCCAGGCGGGTCTGGCGCGTGCGGGCATCCAGACCACCATCCGCACCCTCGACGGCGACGCCTACACCGAGGAGACCAGCGGTTCGGCGACGGCCGCGTTCGACCTGACGCTGGCGTCCTGGCAGCCGGACTTCCCCAGCGCCAACGCCAACATCCAGCCGCTGTTCCAGTCCACGGAGATCGGCGGCGGCGGGTACAACCTGTCCCGCTACCGCAACGCCGAGGTCGACCGGTTGATCGGCGAGGCGCAGGCCACCGTCGACCCGGCCGAGGCGGGGAAGAAGTGGGCGGCGCTGGACAGGAAGATCCTGCAGGACTCGCCCGTGGTGCCGTTGATCTACACGCGCAACTCGTTCCTGCGCGGGTCCAAGGTGGCCAACCTGTTCATCGCGGACTTCCCCGCCTACCCGAACTACCTCCAGGTCGGTCTGTCGAAGTGA